In Eubacteriales bacterium, a single window of DNA contains:
- a CDS encoding 2-isopropylmalate synthase, protein MARKIKIFDTTLRDGEQSPGCSMNLNEKLKIAKQLERLKVDTIEAGFAISSPGDFESVKAIAEVIKECSVASLCRAVKRDIDTAYEAVKGAANPVIHTFIATSDIHMQYKLQMKPDEVLERIREMVTYSKSLLPNVEFSAEDASRSDREFLKKAVEMAINCGATVVNIPDTVGYATPDEMYDIISYLKKNVENIDRVDVSVHCHNDLGMAVANSIAAIKAGASQIECTINGIGERAGNAALEEVVMAIQTRGQYLDAYTDIDTTQLYRSSNKLSRIIGVNIPPNKAIVGANAFAHEAGIHQHGVMKNRLTYEIMTPESIGLIKNSMILGKHSGSHAFKERLSELGYRLAQDEVDVAFEEFKKLCDKKKEVTDYDIEALVEHKSQTVKHYKLEKYIINSGNTLTSTANIVLNHDGEMVEKVSLGDGPVDAAYKAVEKIVQMKFKLMDYKIKSVSQGEDALGEVTVKVNYNGNTYIGRGLSTDILESSILALLHAVNKIISRQDANK, encoded by the coding sequence ATGGCCAGAAAAATTAAAATTTTTGACACGACTTTAAGAGACGGCGAACAATCGCCGGGATGCAGCATGAACTTAAATGAAAAACTAAAGATTGCTAAGCAGCTTGAACGCCTCAAAGTTGATACTATAGAGGCGGGCTTTGCGATTTCAAGCCCCGGGGATTTTGAATCTGTTAAGGCTATTGCAGAGGTTATTAAAGAGTGTTCTGTCGCATCACTTTGCCGTGCAGTTAAACGCGACATCGATACGGCTTATGAAGCCGTTAAGGGTGCTGCTAATCCGGTGATTCATACCTTTATCGCAACGTCAGATATTCATATGCAATATAAATTGCAGATGAAGCCGGATGAGGTTTTGGAAAGAATACGTGAAATGGTGACCTATTCAAAGTCGCTTTTGCCAAACGTGGAGTTTTCAGCTGAAGATGCATCAAGAAGCGACAGGGAGTTCCTTAAAAAAGCGGTGGAGATGGCGATAAATTGCGGTGCAACAGTAGTAAATATACCTGATACTGTTGGATACGCTACTCCTGATGAGATGTATGACATTATATCTTATTTAAAGAAAAATGTGGAAAACATAGACAGGGTAGATGTATCAGTGCATTGCCATAACGATCTTGGCATGGCAGTTGCAAATTCTATAGCAGCAATTAAGGCAGGTGCATCCCAGATAGAATGTACGATAAACGGTATAGGAGAACGTGCAGGGAACGCTGCCCTTGAAGAAGTGGTAATGGCTATTCAAACAAGAGGGCAATACCTAGACGCATATACGGATATAGATACGACTCAGCTATACCGTTCTAGTAACAAGTTGTCGCGTATCATAGGCGTAAACATTCCGCCGAATAAAGCGATAGTTGGCGCTAATGCTTTTGCGCATGAGGCAGGCATACACCAGCACGGAGTCATGAAGAACCGCTTAACGTATGAGATAATGACGCCAGAATCAATAGGGCTTATTAAAAACAGCATGATACTTGGCAAGCATTCTGGATCTCATGCGTTTAAGGAGAGATTAAGTGAACTTGGCTACAGGTTAGCTCAGGATGAAGTGGATGTAGCTTTTGAAGAGTTTAAGAAACTTTGCGATAAGAAAAAAGAAGTTACGGATTATGATATAGAGGCATTGGTAGAACATAAGTCGCAGACCGTTAAGCACTACAAACTTGAAAAGTATATCATAAACAGCGGAAATACGCTTACGTCTACTGCAAATATAGTTTTAAACCACGACGGAGAAATGGTAGAAAAGGTTTCTCTTGGCGACGGGCCTGTTGATGCGGCATACAAAGCAGTGGAAAAGATAGTACAGATGAAATTCAAGCTGATGGATTATAAGATAAAATCTGTATCCCAGGGCGAAGACGCGCTCGGCGAAGTAACGGTTAAAGTAAACTATAATGGAAATACGTATATAGGAAGAGGGCTTTCTACTGATATATTGGAATCCAGTATTTTAGCATTGCTTCATGCCGTTAATAAAATTATTTCAAGGCAAGATGCAAACAAATAA
- a CDS encoding glutamine--tRNA ligase/YqeY domain fusion protein: protein MAETEKKNFIEEIIENDLKENPDLKIITRFPPEPNGYLHIGHAKSICLNFMTAQKYGGKCNLRYDDTNPTKEEMEYINSIERDVKWLGFEWNKKCFASDYFDYMYSRAIILIKKGLAYICDLNSEEIREYRGTLTQPGKNSPYRERSMEENLKLFEEMKNGVYADGKKVLRAKIDMSSPNLNMRDPVIYRILKASHHRTKDKWCIYPMYDFAHPLEDAYEGVTHSICTLEFESHRPLYDWFINNCDCENIPHQYEFARLNLTRTIMSKRYLKKLVDEGFVSGWDDPRMPTLSGLRRRGYTPEAIRDFCDRIGVAKSNSEVSSALLEHCIREDLNLKAPRRMAVLEPLKVVFTNFNDTEMLPAENMPFDSTDIRQIPFSNEIYIEKSDFMEDPPNKYFRLKPLGEVRLKYAYIIKCNEVIKDENGKVFKLLCTIDPLSKSGGETAGRKIKGTLHWVDAMTAVPATVNVYDYLLTDDNPEADFSERLNKDSKKVYNAFVEPSLKGSSIGDTFQFMRQGYFSVDPDTAKDNLVFNQVVGLKDSWAKVEKK, encoded by the coding sequence ATGGCAGAGACTGAAAAGAAAAACTTTATTGAAGAAATAATAGAAAATGATCTTAAGGAAAACCCGGATTTAAAGATCATAACCCGTTTCCCGCCGGAGCCAAATGGGTATCTGCATATAGGGCATGCAAAGTCCATATGCTTAAATTTTATGACGGCACAAAAATATGGCGGCAAATGCAATCTCCGTTATGACGATACTAACCCAACCAAAGAGGAGATGGAATACATTAACTCAATAGAAAGAGATGTTAAATGGCTTGGGTTTGAATGGAACAAAAAATGTTTTGCATCCGATTATTTCGATTATATGTATAGCAGGGCTATTATCTTGATAAAAAAAGGCCTTGCCTACATATGCGATCTAAACTCAGAAGAAATCCGCGAATATAGGGGGACTTTAACACAGCCCGGAAAGAACAGCCCATATCGGGAAAGAAGCATGGAAGAAAACCTAAAGTTGTTTGAAGAAATGAAAAACGGCGTATATGCCGACGGCAAAAAAGTATTGCGTGCCAAGATAGATATGTCCTCCCCTAACTTAAATATGAGGGACCCGGTCATATACCGTATACTAAAGGCTTCTCACCATAGGACTAAAGATAAGTGGTGCATCTACCCGATGTATGACTTTGCACATCCGCTGGAAGATGCTTATGAGGGAGTTACACACAGTATATGCACGCTCGAATTCGAATCCCACCGCCCGCTTTACGACTGGTTTATAAATAACTGTGATTGTGAAAACATTCCACACCAGTACGAATTTGCACGGCTTAATCTAACCCGTACAATAATGAGCAAACGGTATCTTAAAAAACTGGTAGACGAAGGTTTCGTATCCGGCTGGGACGACCCTAGGATGCCCACTTTAAGCGGTTTAAGAAGAAGAGGTTATACTCCGGAAGCGATACGGGATTTCTGCGACAGGATAGGCGTTGCCAAATCCAACAGCGAAGTCTCTTCAGCATTGCTCGAACATTGCATAAGAGAAGACTTAAATCTAAAAGCTCCTCGGCGCATGGCAGTTTTAGAGCCTCTAAAAGTTGTATTTACCAATTTTAATGACACCGAGATGTTACCCGCTGAAAATATGCCTTTTGATTCAACTGACATAAGGCAAATACCGTTTTCAAACGAGATATACATAGAAAAATCCGATTTCATGGAAGACCCGCCAAATAAATACTTTCGCTTAAAGCCTTTAGGCGAAGTAAGGCTTAAATACGCTTACATAATTAAATGCAATGAAGTCATCAAAGATGAGAACGGCAAAGTCTTTAAGCTTCTTTGCACTATAGACCCGCTTTCTAAATCTGGCGGCGAGACGGCAGGCAGAAAAATAAAAGGTACTCTTCACTGGGTAGATGCTATGACCGCCGTTCCTGCAACAGTGAATGTCTACGATTATCTTTTAACAGATGATAACCCCGAAGCAGACTTCAGCGAAAGGTTAAATAAAGACTCTAAGAAAGTTTATAACGCCTTTGTTGAGCCCTCCTTAAAAGGCTCCTCAATTGGAGATACTTTTCAGTTCATGCGCCAGGGATATTTTTCTGTAGACCCTGATACAGCAAAAGATAATTTAGTCTTTAACCAGGTAGTCGGTTTAAAAGACAGCTGGGCCAAAGTAGAAAAAAAATAA
- the ychF gene encoding redox-regulated ATPase YchF: protein MKLGIVGLPNVGKSTLFNALTNAKVASENFPFCTINPNIGMVAVPDERLNVLSKMHNPEKITPAVIEFVDIAGLVRGASKGEGLGNRFLSHIREVDAIVHVVRCFEDSNISHVDGSVNPLRDVETINFELIFADLETVDKRLIKSEKLVKTNDKKYVIETAALKKIKDFLEKGILARNMDLDGEEKEVLNELYLLTAKPVIYAANVSEDNITAPTDELPGFTALFKLADKESAEIMIVCAKIEYELSELTQEERKEFLEDLGLSKSGLETLVEKSYKLLGLISYLTAGPKEVRAWTIPNGTKAPQAAGKIHSDFERGFIKAEVISYEDLINIGDMQHAKEKGLIRQEGKEYVVKDGDIVLFKFNV, encoded by the coding sequence ATGAAGTTAGGAATAGTAGGGTTGCCGAACGTGGGGAAAAGCACCCTTTTTAATGCACTTACAAATGCAAAAGTCGCGAGCGAAAATTTTCCGTTTTGCACTATAAATCCAAATATCGGTATGGTTGCCGTTCCAGACGAACGGCTAAATGTGCTGTCCAAAATGCACAATCCCGAAAAAATAACTCCTGCAGTCATCGAATTTGTAGACATTGCAGGCCTTGTCCGGGGCGCAAGCAAAGGCGAGGGTTTAGGCAACCGCTTCTTATCACATATACGGGAGGTAGACGCAATAGTCCACGTAGTGCGCTGTTTTGAGGACAGCAATATTTCACATGTAGACGGCAGCGTAAACCCCCTCCGTGATGTTGAAACGATAAACTTTGAACTTATCTTTGCAGATTTGGAAACAGTTGATAAACGGCTGATTAAATCTGAAAAATTAGTTAAAACTAACGATAAAAAGTACGTAATTGAAACAGCGGCGCTAAAAAAGATAAAAGATTTTTTGGAAAAAGGTATTCTGGCACGTAATATGGATTTAGACGGTGAAGAAAAAGAAGTCTTAAATGAGCTTTACCTTTTAACAGCTAAACCAGTCATATATGCTGCAAACGTCAGCGAAGACAATATAACTGCTCCAACTGATGAATTGCCAGGTTTTACAGCCCTATTTAAACTGGCGGATAAAGAATCTGCTGAAATCATGATAGTATGTGCAAAGATAGAATACGAACTATCCGAACTAACGCAAGAAGAACGAAAAGAGTTTTTAGAAGACTTAGGCCTTTCTAAATCCGGCCTTGAAACCCTCGTTGAGAAAAGCTATAAATTATTGGGGCTTATAAGCTATCTAACTGCAGGGCCTAAAGAAGTCCGTGCATGGACTATACCAAACGGCACCAAAGCGCCACAGGCCGCCGGAAAGATACATTCGGATTTTGAAAGGGGTTTTATAAAGGCAGAGGTCATAAGTTATGAGGACTTGATAAATATAGGTGATATGCAGCATGCCAAAGAAAAAGGTCTTATCCGGCAGGAAGGGAAAGAATACGTAGTAAAAGACGGAGACATAGTTTTATTCAAGTTTAACGTATAA
- the gltX gene encoding glutamate--tRNA ligase, with translation MLVRTRFAPSPTGYLHIGGLRTALYSWLFARKNHGQFILRIEDTDQKRETEGACKVIYDTLNLTGLTYDEGPDIGGAFGPYIQSERKEIYLEYAKKLIEKGAAYYCFCTKERLDSLREGRKDGNTAYDKHCLNLPKEEVERLLKEGVPYVIRQNIPNEGVYTYKDEVYGEVSVPLADLDDNILIKSDGFPTYNLANVIDDHLMAITHVIRGVEYLSSTPKYNLIYDALEWPKPMYIHLPPVMRDKNNKLSKRHGDASFKDFLDKGYLKEAIINYIALLGWSSGDEQEFFTLDELVEKFSISGLNRSPAIFDIDKLKWMNAQYIRQLPPVEFLRLSTPYYVKVLPHNRFNFSLISRLIQPRLETMTEIYDKLEFLMEFSEYDMELFVSKKMKTTPKDCLPFLTSSLKVLEKLNDYSEEGIKDVLLKLAEELGIKSGKLLGPLRTAVTGVPVTPGGAIEVICLLGKEESLRRLKISIDLLKKYLSTGEDK, from the coding sequence ATGCTAGTAAGAACGAGATTTGCCCCAAGCCCAACAGGCTATTTACATATAGGAGGTTTGAGGACCGCGCTTTACTCATGGCTGTTTGCGCGTAAAAACCATGGACAGTTTATATTAAGAATAGAAGATACAGACCAAAAGCGTGAAACTGAAGGTGCATGCAAAGTCATTTACGATACTCTTAACTTAACCGGCCTAACATACGACGAAGGCCCCGATATCGGCGGCGCCTTTGGGCCGTATATTCAAAGCGAAAGAAAAGAAATTTATTTAGAATATGCAAAAAAGCTGATAGAAAAAGGCGCAGCTTACTATTGTTTTTGCACAAAAGAGCGTTTAGATTCCCTAAGGGAAGGCAGAAAAGACGGAAATACCGCTTATGATAAACATTGCCTTAATCTCCCCAAAGAAGAAGTAGAGAGGTTATTAAAAGAAGGCGTTCCTTATGTCATCCGCCAAAACATACCAAACGAAGGCGTATATACATATAAAGATGAAGTATACGGCGAAGTATCAGTTCCTCTTGCAGACTTAGACGACAATATACTAATAAAATCAGACGGTTTTCCAACTTATAATCTGGCAAACGTAATAGACGACCACTTAATGGCAATAACACATGTAATACGCGGGGTTGAGTATTTATCTTCGACGCCTAAATACAATCTAATATACGATGCGCTTGAATGGCCAAAACCTATGTATATACATCTGCCCCCTGTAATGCGCGACAAAAATAACAAGCTTTCTAAAAGGCATGGAGATGCATCTTTTAAGGATTTCTTAGACAAAGGTTATTTAAAGGAAGCTATCATAAACTATATAGCGCTTCTTGGCTGGAGCAGCGGAGACGAGCAGGAATTTTTCACTTTAGACGAACTTGTTGAAAAATTCTCGATAAGCGGCCTTAACCGCTCACCTGCTATATTTGATATTGATAAACTAAAATGGATGAATGCACAATATATAAGGCAGCTGCCTCCCGTTGAGTTTTTACGCCTGTCTACACCTTATTATGTAAAAGTGTTGCCTCATAATCGTTTTAACTTCAGCCTTATATCAAGGCTAATACAACCGAGGCTGGAGACTATGACAGAAATCTATGATAAGCTTGAGTTCTTAATGGAATTTAGCGAATACGACATGGAGCTTTTTGTAAGTAAGAAGATGAAGACAACTCCTAAAGATTGCCTGCCCTTTCTAACTTCCTCCCTTAAAGTATTGGAAAAGCTTAATGACTATTCTGAAGAAGGTATAAAAGACGTATTACTTAAACTCGCAGAAGAACTGGGCATTAAAAGCGGCAAGCTTTTAGGGCCTTTAAGAACAGCGGTTACAGGCGTGCCTGTCACTCCCGGCGGAGCTATCGAAGTCATATGCCTTTTAGGCAAAGAAGAGAGCTTAAGGCGGTTAAAAATAAGTATAGACCTTTTAAAAAAATATTTATCCACTGGAGAAGATAAATGA
- a CDS encoding vitamin B12-dependent ribonucleotide reductase, giving the protein MNINENAKIVLQKRYLKKGPNGEVEETVEQLFERVAKTISSADKLYDKNADTKATEKVFYDMMTNLEFLPNSPTLMNAGRPLGQLSACFVLPVGDSMEEIFDAVKYAALIHKSGGGTGFSFSRLRQNGASVSSSGGIASGPVSFLKVFNMATEAVKQGGTRKGANMGILRIDHPDILEFINCKRDNADITNFNISVGITEEFMKAVAGGEDYALIDPNTKNVVKELNAKEVFDTIVNAAWKNGEPGIIFLDRLNKDNPVPKKGEIESTNPCGEQPLLPYEACNLGSINLFKMLNDKNEIDYEKLEKTVRNAVHFLDNVIEVNKYPLDIIDKNTKDTRKIGLGIMGFSDMLILMGIPYNSNEGVDMGRKVMSFIQKCGKEASMELAKTRGAFPAFSESTFDQSKPIRNATVTTIAPTGTLSMIAGCSSGIEPVFAYAYIRNVMDNTRLVEVNPILKDVLKKRGLFNADVMEKIVKNGTLRHIDEIPKDIKDVFVCAHDVSPEYHIRMQAAFQENIDNAVSKTVNFASSATPEDVRKVYLLAYELGCKGVTIYRDGSRDSQVLNIGSVKTGEIKEEIKEDKKLAPRERPNITTGFTEKMKIGCGNLYITVNYDDEGICEVFTNTGKHGGCPSQSEATARLVSMALRSGIDTKIIIDQLKGIRCPSTIRQPNLKVTSCPDAIAKMIEKVAKYQSSNRAIDELEAEGQNSNFKGKTNYCPECGAKVEHEGGCIICRNCGYSKCG; this is encoded by the coding sequence ATGAACATTAACGAAAATGCCAAAATAGTTTTACAAAAAAGGTACTTAAAAAAAGGCCCAAACGGCGAGGTAGAGGAAACTGTTGAACAGCTTTTTGAACGTGTCGCTAAAACTATATCTTCAGCAGACAAGTTATATGATAAGAATGCTGATACCAAGGCTACTGAAAAAGTCTTTTACGACATGATGACCAACCTGGAATTCCTTCCTAACTCACCTACACTGATGAATGCAGGGCGCCCTTTAGGGCAGCTTTCTGCCTGTTTCGTGCTCCCTGTCGGCGACAGTATGGAGGAAATTTTCGATGCGGTCAAATATGCCGCACTTATACATAAAAGCGGCGGCGGAACGGGATTCAGTTTTTCCCGCTTAAGGCAAAACGGTGCCTCAGTAAGTTCTAGCGGCGGCATAGCTTCCGGCCCTGTCAGTTTCTTAAAAGTATTTAACATGGCAACAGAAGCCGTAAAGCAAGGCGGTACCCGTAAGGGCGCCAACATGGGTATCCTTAGGATAGACCATCCTGACATCTTGGAATTTATAAACTGTAAAAGAGATAATGCCGATATAACCAATTTCAATATAAGCGTAGGTATTACCGAAGAATTTATGAAAGCAGTTGCTGGCGGAGAAGACTATGCATTGATAGACCCTAACACAAAAAATGTAGTTAAAGAACTAAATGCAAAAGAAGTTTTTGATACGATAGTAAATGCAGCCTGGAAAAACGGCGAGCCCGGCATAATATTTTTAGACAGGTTGAATAAAGATAACCCTGTTCCTAAAAAAGGCGAAATAGAATCTACTAACCCATGCGGCGAGCAGCCTCTGCTTCCTTATGAAGCCTGTAACTTAGGTTCTATAAACCTGTTTAAGATGCTAAATGATAAAAACGAAATAGATTATGAAAAACTTGAAAAGACAGTTAGAAACGCTGTGCATTTTTTAGATAACGTAATCGAAGTCAATAAGTATCCGTTAGATATTATAGACAAAAATACCAAAGACACCCGGAAAATCGGCCTTGGCATCATGGGCTTTTCGGATATGCTTATCTTGATGGGTATACCGTATAACAGTAACGAGGGCGTTGACATGGGCAGAAAAGTTATGTCCTTTATACAAAAATGTGGTAAAGAAGCAAGCATGGAGTTAGCAAAGACCCGGGGTGCTTTTCCTGCTTTCAGTGAAAGCACATTTGACCAGTCTAAGCCTATAAGGAACGCCACGGTGACCACAATAGCCCCAACCGGTACCCTTAGCATGATAGCTGGCTGTTCAAGCGGCATAGAACCTGTTTTCGCATACGCATACATAAGGAACGTAATGGATAACACCAGGTTAGTAGAGGTAAACCCGATATTAAAAGACGTCCTTAAAAAAAGAGGGCTGTTTAATGCGGATGTTATGGAAAAGATCGTTAAAAACGGGACGCTTAGACACATAGATGAGATACCTAAAGATATAAAGGACGTTTTCGTATGTGCGCACGACGTATCTCCTGAATACCATATACGTATGCAGGCGGCGTTTCAGGAAAATATAGACAATGCCGTTTCTAAAACCGTTAATTTTGCCTCCTCCGCAACGCCGGAAGACGTAAGAAAGGTTTATCTATTAGCATATGAACTCGGTTGTAAAGGTGTTACCATATATCGCGACGGAAGCCGTGACTCCCAAGTGTTAAACATCGGTTCTGTCAAAACGGGCGAAATAAAAGAGGAAATAAAAGAGGATAAAAAACTTGCTCCGCGTGAACGGCCTAACATAACAACCGGTTTTACGGAAAAGATGAAAATAGGCTGCGGTAACTTATATATAACAGTAAACTACGACGATGAAGGGATCTGCGAAGTTTTTACAAACACCGGTAAACACGGCGGGTGCCCATCCCAAAGCGAAGCAACTGCGCGTCTTGTATCTATGGCGCTAAGATCCGGAATCGATACTAAGATAATAATAGACCAGTTAAAAGGTATACGCTGCCCGTCTACTATACGCCAGCCTAATTTAAAAGTAACCTCCTGCCCAGATGCTATAGCAAAAATGATAGAAAAAGTAGCTAAATATCAAAGCAGCAACCGTGCTATAGATGAACTGGAAGCAGAAGGCCAGAATTCAAATTTTAAAGGCAAGACAAATTATTGCCCGGAGTGCGGCGCGAAAGTTGAACATGAGGGTGGTTGTATTATTTGTAGGAACTGCGGATATTCAAAATGCGGCTGA
- a CDS encoding UDP-N-acetylglucosamine 1-carboxyvinyltransferase, with product MVEKIVIEGGIPLKGEVTVSGAKNAAVAIIPATILCSESCKLENLPYIEDVRLLSYMLDKIGADVTLTEDGKMLVDTSGVSTYIADFKVVKRMRASYYLLGVLLGKFGKAEILLPGGCAIGTRPIDQHIKGMRALGANVDVEYGRIIAEAPNGLKGAEIFLDIVSVGATINIMLAAVLAEGRTTIVNAAKEPHVVDTANFLNCMGARITGAGTDIIKIRGVKQLHGTEYSIIPDQIEAGTLMIATAATRGDVIIKSVIPTHMDALSAKLQEMGVVVEEGDDYIHVSVKDILKHVAIKTMPYPGFPTDLQQPTTVLLSTADGTSIIVENIFESRFKHIEEIRRMGANVSINGQVAIVEGVSQLTGAPVRATDLRAGAALIVAGLMADGKTEISNTKYIDRGYDNIDKKLISLGANIKRLYFEEEEEEDLI from the coding sequence ATGGTTGAAAAGATAGTAATAGAAGGCGGAATACCTTTAAAAGGCGAAGTTACAGTAAGCGGTGCTAAAAATGCAGCCGTAGCCATTATTCCGGCTACTATTTTATGTAGCGAGTCTTGTAAACTTGAGAACCTGCCTTATATCGAAGACGTAAGGCTGCTTAGCTACATGCTTGATAAAATAGGCGCGGACGTTACGTTAACGGAAGACGGCAAAATGCTTGTAGACACTTCGGGTGTTTCTACATATATAGCCGATTTCAAAGTTGTTAAGCGTATGCGTGCGTCTTATTATCTTTTAGGCGTTTTACTTGGCAAATTCGGAAAAGCGGAAATATTGCTGCCGGGCGGCTGTGCAATAGGTACCCGTCCTATAGACCAGCATATAAAGGGCATGAGGGCCCTTGGAGCCAATGTAGACGTTGAGTATGGCAGAATAATAGCAGAGGCGCCAAATGGCCTTAAGGGAGCAGAGATATTTTTAGATATTGTATCTGTAGGCGCAACTATAAATATTATGTTAGCGGCTGTATTAGCTGAAGGAAGGACTACGATAGTAAATGCGGCCAAAGAGCCCCATGTCGTAGACACAGCTAACTTTTTAAACTGTATGGGTGCCAGGATAACCGGCGCCGGTACAGACATAATAAAGATACGTGGTGTTAAACAGCTTCATGGGACTGAGTATTCAATAATACCAGACCAAATTGAAGCAGGTACGTTGATGATAGCCACAGCAGCTACACGTGGCGATGTAATTATAAAAAGTGTGATACCAACGCATATGGATGCACTTTCTGCTAAACTTCAGGAAATGGGAGTGGTCGTAGAAGAGGGAGATGATTATATCCATGTATCGGTTAAAGACATCTTGAAACACGTAGCGATAAAGACTATGCCATATCCGGGCTTTCCAACGGATTTACAGCAGCCCACGACTGTACTTTTAAGCACTGCCGACGGAACAAGTATAATTGTAGAAAATATCTTTGAATCAAGATTTAAGCATATAGAAGAAATTCGTAGGATGGGAGCTAATGTAAGCATAAATGGACAAGTAGCGATAGTAGAAGGTGTTTCACAGCTAACTGGCGCTCCAGTCAGGGCTACTGACCTGCGCGCAGGTGCTGCTCTTATAGTTGCCGGCCTTATGGCAGACGGCAAGACTGAAATCTCCAATACGAAGTATATAGACCGAGGATATGACAATATAGATAAAAAACTGATAAGCTTAGGCGCTAATATAAAGCGTTTATATTTTGAAGAAGAAGAAGAGGAAGACTTAATATAA